One part of the Candidatus Poribacteria bacterium genome encodes these proteins:
- a CDS encoding DMT family transporter, whose product MTQKPEIDPTESKKGKIYLWLAILIFGAASAVVAKLIMIGENALLDGRNPIAFCNLLFAGNVVAGLTLLIIFHRDWRPSELKELTPKQWLIQLVLAATSGALAPSLMFLAIEQTSVTNIVLIETVEIPLGLFLAWLLYREKSSWSAVIGALLALVGVATTLWLEMGQPDEMMQQGQMRGGIGRGEIYAMAGTFLLVFGAELGRKQLRSIPLGVFSVFRNFIGSIIFLIVVLIMLGPGHFMDLFRPVLWGWMALYGSVIVVGGQLCWFSGIKRVTPADISLAAAFSPIAGVIFAFLILGEIPMTAQIIGGVVILCGIGVGLAGDLKFPQREEKRTRSVKSEDKPKAFTGV is encoded by the coding sequence ATGACACAAAAACCCGAAATCGATCCCACCGAATCCAAAAAAGGAAAAATCTACCTATGGCTCGCGATCCTGATATTCGGTGCCGCCTCAGCGGTAGTCGCCAAGTTGATAATGATCGGCGAAAACGCGTTGCTAGACGGCCGGAATCCGATAGCGTTCTGCAACCTGCTATTCGCCGGAAACGTCGTCGCTGGACTGACGCTACTGATCATCTTCCACAGAGACTGGCGCCCCTCCGAACTCAAGGAACTGACCCCCAAACAGTGGCTTATACAGCTTGTCTTAGCGGCAACATCGGGCGCGTTGGCACCATCCTTGATGTTCCTCGCCATTGAGCAGACCTCGGTCACAAACATTGTGCTGATCGAAACAGTTGAGATCCCATTGGGTCTGTTCCTCGCGTGGCTGCTATACCGGGAGAAATCCAGTTGGAGCGCGGTCATCGGTGCATTGCTGGCTTTGGTGGGTGTCGCAACAACCCTCTGGTTAGAGATGGGGCAACCCGATGAAATGATGCAGCAAGGTCAGATGCGTGGCGGTATTGGACGCGGCGAAATCTATGCGATGGCTGGCACATTTCTTCTGGTATTTGGGGCAGAACTAGGGCGTAAGCAACTTCGATCGATTCCTTTGGGCGTCTTCAGTGTTTTTCGCAATTTTATCGGTTCAATTATCTTTCTCATCGTCGTGCTCATTATGCTTGGACCGGGACACTTTATGGATCTTTTCAGACCCGTACTCTGGGGTTGGATGGCGTTGTACGGGAGCGTCATTGTGGTTGGCGGTCAACTCTGCTGGTTTTCGGGGATCAAGCGGGTAACGCCAGCTGATATTTCGTTAGCTGCCGCATTTTCACCGATCGCTGGGGTCATCTTCGCATTCCTAATACTCGGTGAAATCCCAATGACCGCCCAAATCATCGGCGGTGTAGTTATACTCTGTGGTATTGGGGTAGGGCTTGCTGGGGACCTGAAATTCCCACAACGGGAGGAAAAACGGACCCGATCCGTCAAATCGGAAGACAAACCCAAGGCGTTTACAGGCGTCTAA
- a CDS encoding DUF5615 family PIN-like protein — protein sequence MHLLANENFPGLAITAIRSRGHNVAWIHEDSPGISDHAVLSRATAEERILITFDKDFDELVFRLGLNAPSGIILFRIPPDSPSFVAQTAVTVLESRTDWSGHFSVVEENRVRMTPLISIS from the coding sequence ATGCACCTGTTAGCAAATGAGAATTTCCCCGGCTTAGCAATCACTGCCATTCGTTCACGCGGGCACAACGTAGCATGGATACACGAAGATTCACCCGGCATCAGCGACCACGCGGTGCTATCTCGCGCTACAGCCGAAGAGCGAATACTGATTACATTCGATAAAGATTTCGACGAATTAGTCTTTCGGTTAGGGCTCAACGCCCCTTCGGGGATTATTCTATTTCGCATTCCACCTGATTCACCATCGTTTGTTGCCCAAACAGCGGTTACTGTCTTGGAAAGTCGGACAGATTGGTCAGGACACTTTTCCGTCGTTGAGGAAAATCGTGTGCGTATGACACCACTTATATCAATATCTTAA
- a CDS encoding DUF433 domain-containing protein yields MQTEPLQQWTDRIVIDEAILTGKPVIKGTRLAVEFIIDLLARGWSEAEILENYPGIVIEDIRACLAYASATLHAEKVYPLPMRLADAPVSK; encoded by the coding sequence ATGCAAACCGAACCCCTGCAGCAATGGACAGATCGAATTGTTATTGATGAAGCAATTCTGACTGGAAAACCTGTTATTAAAGGCACCCGTTTAGCTGTCGAATTCATTATTGATCTGCTAGCACGTGGGTGGAGTGAGGCAGAAATTCTCGAAAATTACCCCGGCATTGTAATCGAGGACATTCGAGCATGTCTCGCTTATGCTAGTGCGACACTACATGCCGAAAAGGTTTACCCACTTCCGATGAGGTTAGCGGATGCACCTGTTAGCAAATGA